One segment of Chionomys nivalis chromosome 1, mChiNiv1.1, whole genome shotgun sequence DNA contains the following:
- the Agap3 gene encoding arf-GAP with GTPase, ANK repeat and PH domain-containing protein 3 isoform X5, whose translation MERGWPPGESCSGERPAVCRRALSVCDSLDLHSAPADRTAAALQAALCAAREQPARPRSVCSGTPGSAPSGARGLLLGLLRPRHGRRGPAPSERPGSPAPSPEPSPAPVRRSRGPGERAARPRPTSMTFLEVNRLELAATETPGAGLGRTGSSGFLRGASLWSSQRWHVFRGGGGRGSTESPRRGLSALRKSFSFRLRRGQEIRRSESGLLARPPRARTRSDGDASSLGTFPSRRDLLGADTPRAPPETDRPRAAASLWKLLTSRFRRREPAPAAPAPLWSRRAARAPGLLGTSSDSFVNSQEWTLSRSVPELKVGIVGNLSSGKSALVHRYLTGTYVQEESPEGGRFKKEIVVDGQSYLLLIRDEGGPPELQFAAWVDAVVFVFSLEDEISFQTVYNYFLRLCSFRNASEVPMVLVGTQDAISAANPRVIDDSRARKLSTDLKRCTYYETCATYGLNVERVFQDVAQKVVALRKKQQLAIGPCKSLPNSPSHSAVSAASIPAVHINQATNGGGSAFSDYSSSVPSTPSISQRELRIETIAASSTPTPIRKQSKRRSNIFTICATVSNFSSTKRPFQLLPN comes from the exons ATGGAGCGGGGCTGGCCGCCGGGGGAGAGCTGCAGCGGGGAGCGGCCCGCCGTCTGCCGCCGCGCCCTCAGCGTCTGCGACTCGCTGGACTTGCACAGCGCCCCGGCCGATCGGACCGCCGCCGCCCTGCAGGCCGCCCTGTGCGCCGCGCGCGAACAACCCGCGCGGCCGCGGAGCGTGTGCTCCGGAACCCCGGGGTCGGCGCCCTCCGGCGCACGCGGCCTGCTGCTCGGCCTCCTTCGCCCGCGCCACGGCCGTCGGGGCCCTGCGCCCTCGGAACGGCCTGGCTCGCCGGCGCCCAGCCCTGAGCCCAGCCCGGCGCCCGTCCGGCGTAGCCGCGGCCCCGGAGAACGGGCAGCCAGGCCACGGCCCACCAGCATGACGTTCCTGGAGGTGAACCGTCTAGAGCTGGCGGCGACGGAGACACCGGGCGCGGGGCTTGGCCGAACGGGGAGTTCGGGCTTCCTGCGGGGCGCGTCGCTGTGGAGTAGCCAGCGCTGGCATGTGTTCCGCGGTGGCGGCGGACGCGGCAGCACCGAGAGTCCCCGGCGCGGCTTGTCTGCGCTCAGGAAGAGCTTCAGCTTCCGTCTGCGCCGCGGCCAAGAGATACGGCGCTCCGAGTCGGGGCTGCTTGCCCGGCCGCCCCGCGCGCGCACCCGCAGCGACGGCGACGCCAGCTCCTTGGGTACCTTTCCCAGCCGCCGAGACCTGCTGGGCGCCGACACCCCGCGCGCGCCGCCAGAGACCGACCGCCCCCGCGCCGCCGCTAGCCTCTGGAAGCTGCTCACCAGCCGCTTCCGCAGGAGAGAGCCTGCACCTGCGGCGCCGGCGCCGCTGTGGAGCCGCCGGGCAGCCCGGGCCCCGGGGCTCCTGGGCACTTCGAGCG ACTCATTTGTGAACAGCCAGGAGTGGACCCTGAGCCGCTCTGTGCCAGAGCTCAAAGTG GGCATAGTGGGGAACCTGTCTAGTGGGAAATCAGCCTTGGTACACCGATACCTGACAGGGACCTACGTCCAGGAAGAGTCCCCTGAAG GGGGTCGATTTAAAAAGGAGATTGTGGTGGATGGCCAGAGTTACCTGCTGCTGATCCGAGATGAAGGAGGTCCCCCTGAGCTCCAG TTTGCTGCCTGGGTGGATGCAGTGGTGTTTGTGTTCAGCCTGGAGGATGAAATCAGCTTCCAGACGGTGTACAACTACTTCCTGCGCCTCTGCAGCTTCAGAAATGCCAGCGAGGTGCCCATGGTGCTAGTGGGCACACAGG ATGCCATCAGTGCCGCCAATCCCCGGGTCATTGATGACAGCAGGGCCCGCAAGCTGTCCACAGACCTGAAGCGCTGCACCTACTACGAAACATGTGCAACCTATGGGCTCAATGTGGAACGAGTCTTCCAGGATG TGGCCCAGAAAGTGGTAGCCTTGCGGAAGAAGCAGCAGCTGGCCATTGGGCCCTGCAAGTCCCTGCCCAACTCACCCAGCCACTCGGCCGTGTCTGCTGCCTCCATCCCGGCTGTACACATCAATCAG GCCACGAATGGCGGCGGCAGCGCCTTCAGTGACTACTCGTCCTCAgtcccctccacccccagcatCAGCCAGCGGGAGTTGCGCATCGAGACCATCGctgcctcctccacccccacGCCCATCCGCAAGCAATCCAAGAGGCGCTCCAACATCTTCACG ATATGTGCCACTGTTTCCAACTTTTCATCAACAAAAAGGCCTTTCCAACTCCTTCCAAATTAG